CGCCGGCAAGACCCGCAAGCTGCGCGGTGACACGATCATCAAGGCACGTGCGACGCAGGACCTCGTACGATTCAACCTCGACCTACTGCCGCGAGCGAGCGCTGTCCGGGTCGACGGCAAGCCGGCGAAGTTCCGACAGACCCGCCACGAGCTGATCGTCACGCCGCGACGCCGCATCGCCGACGGGCGACGATTCAAGGTGCGGGTCCGTTACGCCGGCCGCCCGGGCCGCATCCGCTACGCCAACGAGCAACCGTTCCTCGCCAGCAAGGCCGGAGCGCTCGCGATCGGGCAGCCCAACATCGCCGCGTGGTGGTTCCCGAGCAACGACCATCCGTCCGACAAGGCCCGCTTCGACATCGCGCTGAGGGTCGCCAAGGGTCGCCAGACCGTGAGCAACGGGCGTCTGGTCGGCAAGCGGACCCGCAATGGGCGTACGACCTGGCGGTGGCACTCGGGCAAGCCGATGGCGACGTACCTCGCATTTGCCGCTTGGGGAGACTTCGCGATCGATCGAGGCCGCACGAAGTCAGGCCGTCCGTACCTCTACGCGTACGACAAGCGCCTCGGCGACCGAACCCGCAAAGCAGCCGAGCGATCGATCCGTTCGACCGACCGCGTCACGAGCTTCCTCGCCAAGAAGTGGGGGCGCTATCCGTACAAGCAGATCGGCGGCGTCGTGACGGCCGCTCGCCTGGGGTACGCCTTGGAGAACCAGACCCGGCCGGTCTACGACGCGCAGTTCTTCGGCGGCGTCAACCGCGGCGTCGTCGCGCACGAGATGGCGCATCAGTGGTTCGGTGACGCCGTCACGGTCAAGCGCTGGAAGGCCATCTGGCTCAACGAGGGGTACGCTACGTACGCGGAGTGGCTGTGGAGCGGCGCGCACGGCGGGCGCACCCCACAGCAGCAGTTCAATCAGCTGTACGCGCAGCCGGCGAACGACCGCTTCTGGAATCTGCCACTGCGTAATCCGGGTGCGCACAACATCTTCGCCGGGCCCATCTACTCCCGTGGATCCATGGTGCTGCATGCGCTTCGCCGCGAGATAGGCTCGAAGGCGTTCTTCAAACTGAGTCGCCGATGGGTCCACCAGAACGCGGACGGCGTCGGGAGCCAGCGGGAGTACCGCAGGCTCGCCGAGGAGGTCAGCGGCAAGGAGCTCGACAGCTTCTTCCGATCGTGGCTGGGGCCAGGTAAGCCGGAGGTGTGAGCATGTCCGAGGAGACGCGGGCAGAGGTCCTGTCCGTACTCGCCGATCGGCTGCCGGCCGACTGCATCGTCGTCGACCCCGACCTGATGGAGTCGTACCGCGTCGACCGGGCGATGTTCTGCGAGGCCGGTACGCCGCTGGCGGTCGTACTCCCGCGGGAGACGTCACAGGTGAGCGCGACATTGCGCATCGCGTCCGAGTACGGCGTGCCGGTCGTGCCCCAAGGTGCGCGTTCGGGTCTGTCCGGTGCGGCCAACGCGATCGACGGGTGCATCGTCATCGGGCTCGAGCGCATGGCCGAGATCCGTCAGATCGATGTTGCCAACCGCTACGTCGTCACCCAACCCGGCGTCATGAACGCGGCGTTGTCGCATGCCGTCGAGGCATCGGGGCTCTTCTATCCACCGGATCCGAGTAGCTGGGAGTTCTGCTCGATCGGCGGCAACCTGTCGACGAACTCCGGCGGCCTGTGCTGTGTCAAGTACGGCGTCACGACCGACTATGTGCTCGGTCTCGAGGTGGTCCTCGCCTCGGGTGAGGTGCTGCGTACGGGGCGCCGTACGGTCAAGGGAGTTGCCGGCTACGACCTGACGAAGCTGTTCGTCGGCTCCGAGGGCACCCTCGGCATCATCACCGAGGCGACGCTGAGCCTGCGGCCGGCCGCGCAGCGACCCGAAACCCTGGCCGCAACCTTCGACGACGCGGAGCAGGCGGCGGAGGGTGTCTCGGCGGTCGTCGGCTGCGGCATCGTGCCGAGTCTGCTGGAGTTCATGGACCGCACGAGCGTTCAGGCCGTGAACGACGCGTTCCGCCTGGGCTTCGACCCCGAGGTCGGCGCGGTCATCATCGCGCAGTCCGACGCGGGCGGCATTCACGGTCGCGAGGAGATCGACCACATCTCGAAGGTGCTCGCGGACTGTGGCGCGACCCAGGTGGTCGTCGCCGACGATCCCGCCGAGGGTGAACTCTTGCTAAAGGCCCGGCGCGAGGTGCTCACGGCGTTCGAGCGACTCGGCACGACCCTGATCGATGATGTGTGCGTACCCCGCGATGCCCTTGCAGCACTGGTGACGGGCATTGACGCGATCGCCGCCGAGCACGACCTCGTGATCGGCGTCGTCGGCCACGCCGGTGACGGCAACTTCCACCCGACCGTTGTCTTCGACGGGCAGGACGAAGACGAGTCTCGGCGGGCCAAGCAGGCGTTCGACGACGTGATGACCCTCGGGCTCGACCTCGGGGGCACCATCACCGGCGAGCACGGCGTCGGCGTACTCAAACGTGAGCTGCTCGCCCGTGAGGTCGGCGACCTCGGAATGCGTGTGCATCGCGACATCAAGCGGGCGCTCGATCCGCACGACATACTCAACCCGGGCAAGGTCTTCTGACGCGGGCACCTCGCCACGGAGACGTCGCAGCGACTCAGTACGCGACCGTGAACCGCATCCGTCGGTGGGTGGGCCGCTCTACCTCGTCGACGAGTGCGACGGCGAGATCTGGGGTCGAGATGCGCGACTCTCCCGCGGCGTCGACGACGAGCTGATCGAGGCCGAGCCGGTAGCTCCCCGTCCGGGGTCCGTT
The sequence above is drawn from the Nocardioidaceae bacterium SCSIO 66511 genome and encodes:
- a CDS encoding FAD-binding protein, whose protein sequence is MSEETRAEVLSVLADRLPADCIVVDPDLMESYRVDRAMFCEAGTPLAVVLPRETSQVSATLRIASEYGVPVVPQGARSGLSGAANAIDGCIVIGLERMAEIRQIDVANRYVVTQPGVMNAALSHAVEASGLFYPPDPSSWEFCSIGGNLSTNSGGLCCVKYGVTTDYVLGLEVVLASGEVLRTGRRTVKGVAGYDLTKLFVGSEGTLGIITEATLSLRPAAQRPETLAATFDDAEQAAEGVSAVVGCGIVPSLLEFMDRTSVQAVNDAFRLGFDPEVGAVIIAQSDAGGIHGREEIDHISKVLADCGATQVVVADDPAEGELLLKARREVLTAFERLGTTLIDDVCVPRDALAALVTGIDAIAAEHDLVIGVVGHAGDGNFHPTVVFDGQDEDESRRAKQAFDDVMTLGLDLGGTITGEHGVGVLKRELLAREVGDLGMRVHRDIKRALDPHDILNPGKVF
- a CDS encoding M1 family metallopeptidase, with translation MFGGLRGISLVIALGVLGTSAAAGAPADVGAPGIGDPYFPKSGNGGYDVQHYDITAGYAGKTRKLRGDTIIKARATQDLVRFNLDLLPRASAVRVDGKPAKFRQTRHELIVTPRRRIADGRRFKVRVRYAGRPGRIRYANEQPFLASKAGALAIGQPNIAAWWFPSNDHPSDKARFDIALRVAKGRQTVSNGRLVGKRTRNGRTTWRWHSGKPMATYLAFAAWGDFAIDRGRTKSGRPYLYAYDKRLGDRTRKAAERSIRSTDRVTSFLAKKWGRYPYKQIGGVVTAARLGYALENQTRPVYDAQFFGGVNRGVVAHEMAHQWFGDAVTVKRWKAIWLNEGYATYAEWLWSGAHGGRTPQQQFNQLYAQPANDRFWNLPLRNPGAHNIFAGPIYSRGSMVLHALRREIGSKAFFKLSRRWVHQNADGVGSQREYRRLAEEVSGKELDSFFRSWLGPGKPEV